A genome region from Deinococcus humi includes the following:
- a CDS encoding dihydrofolate reductase family protein — protein MTTSMRVSVFLGLSLDGFIASEGGGLEWLDVVHTDPPEDTGYQELMASADVLVLGRSTYDAVIGFPEWPYDGKRLVVVTHRPIEARHGEQRFEGELNELFKQLAQEGHQHVYLDGGDVVRQGLRADKVTDLTLSWLPIVLGSGIALFERGLPERRWRLVSSRAFPSGLMQATYQAR, from the coding sequence ATGACGACATCTATGCGCGTGTCCGTCTTCCTCGGCCTCAGCCTCGACGGGTTCATCGCCAGTGAGGGTGGGGGTCTGGAGTGGCTTGATGTCGTGCACACCGATCCCCCAGAGGACACGGGTTATCAGGAACTCATGGCCTCCGCCGATGTCCTCGTGCTGGGGCGCTCAACCTATGACGCGGTGATTGGGTTCCCGGAGTGGCCGTATGATGGAAAACGCCTTGTCGTCGTGACACACCGCCCCATAGAAGCGAGGCATGGTGAGCAACGCTTTGAGGGTGAATTGAACGAGTTGTTCAAACAGCTGGCTCAGGAAGGGCACCAGCACGTCTATCTGGATGGCGGCGACGTGGTAAGGCAGGGATTACGGGCGGACAAGGTGACTGACCTGACGCTGTCGTGGTTGCCCATTGTTCTGGGTTCGGGCATCGCCCTGTTTGAGCGTGGCTTGCCGGAACGCCGCTGGCGGCTGGTCAGCAGCCGCGCCTTTCCGAGTGGTCTGATGCAGGCGACGTACCAGGCAAGATAG
- a CDS encoding DDE-type integrase/transposase/recombinase, producing MDVGGIIHWLGRTFDNHGAVSDIFLQNHRAPGAARLFFRQLPGENDVPEVVHIDQLGSHAIALNTSPPTPQREARWSHLNGSP from the coding sequence GTGGACGTCGGTGGCATCATTCACTGGCTGGGGCGAACATTCGACAATCATGGAGCCGTGTCGGACATCTTTTTGCAAAACCACCGGGCTCCCGGGGCCGCCCGATTGTTCTTCAGGCAACTGCCGGGCGAAAATGATGTGCCAGAGGTCGTCCATATCGATCAGCTCGGGAGCCACGCCATAGCCCTGAACACCTCTCCCCCTACTCCACAGCGTGAAGCACGTTGGAGTCATCTCAACGGGTCGCCATAG